A region of Epinephelus fuscoguttatus linkage group LG1, E.fuscoguttatus.final_Chr_v1 DNA encodes the following proteins:
- the cpne1 gene encoding copine-1 isoform X2: MTDCVSKVELSISCTDLLDKDVGSKSDPLCVLLQKAGDKWTELGRTEHLINTSSPSFSQRLRLDYHFETVQNLKLGVYDIDNASKDLGDDDYLGGVELTLGQIVSSKTLTRPLQLKKGKPAGKGSITVTAEEIKDNRAIELEFEAKNLDKKDTFGKSDPFLEFSKQGDDGKWHLVHRTEVVMNNLNPSWKKFTVPMQTFCSSDLDKPIKVDCSDYDSDGSHDLIGSFITKVSELQKGGQVQFECIHPEKQKKKKSYKNSGVVSLKSCKMLTQYSFLDFVMGGCQINFTVGIDFTGSNGDPRSPNSLHYMSPDGLNQYLSALWSVGQVVQDYDTDKLFPAFGFGAKLPPDYQAAHHEFALNFNPTSPYCQGIQGIVEAYRMVLPQLRLSGPTNFSPIINHVASIASQAAQVNTASQYFVLLILTDGEITDFDQTRDAIVRASRLPLSIIIVGVGPADFKAMELLDGDDGKLRSTVGEAIARDIVQFVPYRQFKDAPHAALAQSVLAEVPTQLVSYFKMRGLEPPNPKAAPKAAPKDVPKS; encoded by the exons ATGACGGACTGTGTCAGTAAAGTGGAGCTAAGCATCTCCTGCACTGACCTGCTGGATAAAGATGTCGGATCCAAGTCtgatcctctgtgtgtgctgctgcagaaGGCAGGAGACAAATGGACCGAG ctgggTCGTACTGAACATCTGATAAACACCTCCAGCCCGTCCTTCAGTCAGCGTCTCAGGCTGGATTATCACTTTGAGACGGTGCAGAATCTGAAGCTGGGGGTCTACGACATTGACAACGCCAGCAAAGACCTGGGCGATGATGACTACCTGGGAGGGGTTGAGCTAACGCTGGGACAG atagTATCCAGCAAAACTCTTACAAGACCTCTGCAGCTGAAGAAAGGCAAACCTGCAGGAAAAGGAAGCATCACG gtcacagcagaggagataAAGGACAACAGAGCCATTGAGTTGGAGTTTGAGGCTAAAAATCTGGACAAGAAG GATACATTTGGGAAGTCTGATCCATTCCTGGAGTTTTCTAAACAAGGGGATGATGGAAAGTGGCATCTTGTCCACAGAACGGag gtgGTGATGAACAACCTGAATCCCAGCTGGAAGAAGTTCACTGTTCCTATGCAGACGTTCTGCAGCAGCGACCTCGACAAACCAATAAAG gtGGACTGCTCCGATTATGATAGTGACGGGTCTCATGATCTGATCGGTTCTTTCATCACTAAAGTGTCAGAGCTGCAGAAAGGTGGACAG GTGCAGTTTGAGTGCATCCACCCtgagaaacagaagaaaaagaaaagctacAAGAACTCTGGAGTCGTCTCTTTGAAGAGCTGCAAG ATGCTGACTCAGTACAGCTTCCTGGACTTTGTGATGGGCGGCTGCCAGATCAACTTCACC GTTGGGATCGACTTCACCGGCTCTAATGGTGACCCTCGCTCACCCAACTCTCTCCACTACATGAGTCCAGACGGGTTGAACCAGTACCTGTCTGCTCTGTGGTCTGTGGGTCAGGTGGTCCAGGACTATGACAC tgATAAACTCTTCCCAGCCTTCGGTTTTGGAGCCAAACTGCCTCCAGACTACCAG GCTGCACACCATGAGTTTGCCCTCAACTTCAACCCCACCAGCCCCTACTGCCaag GTATTCAGGGGATCGTTGAGGCCTACAGGATGGTTCTGCCTCAGCTGAGACTCTCTGGACCCACAAACTTCTCTCCCATCATCAATCACGTCGCTTCCATCGCCTCCCAAGCAGCACAGGTCAACACTGCCTCT caaTACTttgtcctcctcatcctcactgaTGGTGAGATCACAGACTTCGACCAGACCCGGGACGCCATTGTCAGGGCGTCACGGCTGCCGTTGTCAATCATCATTGTGGGGGTGGGGCCTGCAGACTTCAAGGCCATGGAGCTTCTGGATGGAGACGACGGGAAGCTGAGGTCGACAGTGGGGGAGGCCATCGCCAGAGACATTGTCCAGTTTGTCCCGTACAGACAGTTCAAAGAC gcTCCACATGCAGCTCTGGCTCAGTCTGTCCTCGCTGAGGTTCCCACCCAGCTGGTCTCTTATTTCAAAATGAGAGGCTTGGAACCACCTAACCCTAAAGCCGCCCCCAAAGCCGCCCCTAAAGACGTCCCTAAATCCTAA